Part of the Paenibacillus sp. FSL R7-0273 genome is shown below.
GCTAGGGAAGCAGGAGTAAACGGAGGTCTCATTCATGATACGTACACTGGCGGTAACCCATGAGGGGGAGGTGCTGACCGGCCTGCCGCTCCAGAGCATGGCTATTTCGGATTATGCCTGGATCTGGGCTGATTTCAACGCGCCGACGGCGGAGGAGACACGGCTGCTGGACAGCTATTTTCACTTCCATCCCCTGGCGATTGAGGACTGTATGCATACCTTGCAGCGGCCCAAGCTGGATTATTATGAGGATGTGCAGTTTTTTGTGCTGCATGCGCTTAAAGAGCAGACGCTGGAGGCGGAAGAGGTGGACCTGTTCCTGAGTCCGAGCTTCCTGGTCTCCTATCACCACCAGCAGAAGCCGGAAATGGACGAGGCCTGGGCGCTGGTGCAGGCGGAAATTCACAGCCGCAAAGGCTGGTCGGGCGGCCCGGTTGCTGCGGCGTATACGGTGATGGACAAGCTGGTTGACCGGTATTTTCCAAGCCTGTACAACCTGGAGGATGAGCTGGCGGATCTTGAGGGCATGGGTGAAAAAGAATCCGTAGAGGAGCTGATGAGCCAGGTCTTCCGGGTGCGCGGACGGCTGCTGAAGCTGCGGCGGACGATTGTGCCGATGCGCGACCTGATGTACCGGATCGTCAA
Proteins encoded:
- the corA gene encoding magnesium/cobalt transporter CorA, giving the protein MIRTLAVTHEGEVLTGLPLQSMAISDYAWIWADFNAPTAEETRLLDSYFHFHPLAIEDCMHTLQRPKLDYYEDVQFFVLHALKEQTLEAEEVDLFLSPSFLVSYHHQQKPEMDEAWALVQAEIHSRKGWSGGPVAAAYTVMDKLVDRYFPSLYNLEDELADLEGMGEKESVEELMSQVFRVRGRLLKLRRTIVPMRDLMYRIVNSQHVQSNGEERVYFGDIHDHLLKLTDMIEVDREMTADLRDSYISLNSNRMNSIMKTLTVITTVFMPLTLIAGIYGMNFNVMPELGWSFGYPVILLIMLMLGGGMILWFRRSGWFK